The genomic stretch CCCGTTAGCATCGCTTTATAACAACGCACCATGATCCGATTCACTACAACACAATCAATCACGCAGCATTGCGTGAGAAATCCATCACCATCCTCcccaacacacgcacacacacacacacacacacacacgcacacacacactctccacGTAATTACCATGCACAGTCGCTCGCCCTTGCAGCATTCCCTCGTTTCTGATCTGCTTTAATTACTGCTGGAATTTTAATTGGCGGGAGACAGCGAGGTGGCCAAGGTCATGTgtgcgcacacgcacgcacacacacacacacacatgcacacacacgctgcaGTTTCTTTGTCTGTGTGTATTTCTTTACATGTACAAAcatggccacttcattaggtacaccaacaAACGAGATCCAGTATAAATACTTTTCCTTGCGTTACCTTGTCAGGGAGGTATTAATGTAAATACTTGTACTGTGTCCGTACGAGTACTACAGCTATAGGTTGAAAAGGAAAGTCATCATGATTAACTTCCATTAGACTCAACATACAGTAAAGTAATAATACGTACAGAAAATAATATCAACGTTCATAATATTCTTCCAAGGTGTGGAGATGACGGGAAAAGTTATCGTCTGTTTGCATCCCAGACGCACAATAAGTTGTTtgaaatggaaataaagtaaTGGCTTCCCTAAAATCAGCATCTGGTCCTCAGAGCAATGAAAGCCCTTAATGACTATTATGGGATTTGTGTATTGAATAAGCTCCATTTTATTAGTTGTATTTCCTGAAGAGGAGGCGTGTCTTCCCATGTcctcctcctgcagtgtgtACGGCTGCCCGCTGGCCAGGAAGAGGAAGGTTCTGGAAAGACAGCCGCTGGAGCCTGCTGCCAAGAGGAGGCCCTTCATCGCCTCCTGCCCTGCTGATGACCAGGAGGAAGACGCCTCCTCTTACCCCGATTATGAGAATGAAggcatggaggaggaggagggggagcaaGGGGAAgtaatggaggaggaagaggatgaaggTGAGAGGTTAGAGGAGGAGGAGTTCTCCGAGTACGAGGAGCAGcctgaggaggaagaagaggatgaggaggggaGGCCAGACGCAACAGTGGGAGGAGAAGATGATGACATGGGGatggatgatgaggaggaggaagaggaggacgaagaggaggaagaagatgaggagcATCATCAGCAGGAGGGTGAGTTCAACGTTCCTTTGCTCATTTTTCATCCGTTtatttgtccattcatccatccatccatcattctgtttgttcatccatccatttatactTTAAttccttcatccattcatccatccatcattctgtttgttcatccatccatttatactTTAAttccttcatccattcatccatccatcattctgtttgttcatccatccatttatactTTAATTCcttcttccattcatccatccatcattctgtTTGTTcacacattcatccatccatttattcacccatccatcagtctgtcaatcatccatccatccatccattcattcacccatccatcagtctgtcaatcatccatccatccatccattcattcacccATGCATTAGTCTGTCAATCATCCAtcactccctccctccatcactccctccatccatgcattcatccatccatccatttctccctccatccatgcatccatccatccatccatttatactTTAATTCCttcatccgttcatccatccatcattccgtTTGTTCacacattcatccatctatttacACTTTAAttccttcatccattcatccatccatcattctgtTTGTTcacacattcatccatccattcattcacccatccatcagtctgtcaatcatccatccctccatccatccattcattcacccatccatcagtctgtcaatcatccatccctccatccatccattcattcacccatccattaGTCTGTCAATCATCCATCACTCCCTTCCTCCATCTCTccctccatccatgcattcatcatccatccatttctccatccatccattaattcacccatccatcagtctgtcaatcatccatccctccatctcttcctccatccatgcagccatccatccttgcatccatccatccatccacccatccatccatccctccctccctccatccatccatcatccatccattcacccctCTATCCATTGATCGCTCCCTCCCTGAGCCATCTATTcaccctccatccctccctccctccatccatccatcctattcCGTAAGTGTAATAATGAAGTGTTTGTTGTTCCTTCCTGCCAGTAGAATTCCAACCTGGTGGACAATCAAAGCCTATTTCTGTCCACAaggacgacaacaacaacagctgcACCCCCGGTCCCGGTCCCAATCCAGGTCCCGGATTAGGTCCCTGCGAGGACTATGAGAACTATGACGAACTGGTGGCCAAGTCTCTGCTCAATCTGGGCAAGATCGCCGAAGACGCCGCCTACCAGGCCATGACTGAGTCAGAGATGAACAGCAACTCCTCCAACAGCGGCGGCGAGGACGAAGACGAGGACGACGCCAGCGAGCAGGGAGACAGGAAGGGCGATCTCAGCGTGGACCTGGACAGCGATGTCGTCAGGGAGACGGTGGATTCGCTCAAGCTCCTGGCACAGGGCCACGGCGCCATGCTGCCAGAGGACGGCTACCCCGAAGGCGGCCTGATGGACGGCGGTCACGTCAACGGGCGGCCCGGCGTGGGCGGAGTCCAGGCGGAGGAGAGCGAGGAGGAGGTGTGTCTCAGCAGTCTGGAGTGTCTGAGGAATCAGTGCTTTGATCTGGCCCGCAAACTCAACGAGACGCACCCGTCCGACCGGCCCgtcctccaccaccacctccacaaCCCCGtggaccagcagggggcgcttcACCTCGGCAGGTACGCGCACGGTCGTGTGACGGACGGGCCCGCGTGGGTGGGAAGTTCTTATTCCTCTGTCCTCCCAGGTACGACCCCCTCCAACAGGGACTGCAGGACGAGTCCAGGCCCTCGGAGCGCAGCTTCTCCGACATGGTCAACCTGATGAAGCTGGAGGAGCAGCTGAGCCCGGCGTCTCGAGGTTACCCGACCAGCTGCAGCCAGGAGGGCGACGAGGACACCACGTCCGTCGCTTCCGACCACTCGGACGACACCTTCGACATGGCCAAGGGCAACCTGTCCCTGCTGGAGAAGGCCATCGCCCTGGAATCGGAGCGGGCCAAGGTCATGCGAGACCGCGTGATCTCGGAGCACAAGCAGCCCAGAcgagaccaccaccaccaccatcatcaccaccatcatcatcaccatcgtGGACATGGAGAGCACAGCCCGAGGCTGAGCGGCGCCGGCGAAGAGCGCAAGTCCAGGATTCACCATGACGGCTTGAAGAGAGCGTTGTACCCTAAAGGTAGACGCACGCTGCTCTTTTCGATTTCCTTCTGCTCTCTTCCACGCTCAGCTACTTCCACGTTTCTCAAGGGATTCAAACCATTCCACCATCAAAacaattttccacattttttcccacttttgccttcattttccattttcctTGCCTTCATTTTCCTCTTTCCAGAATCTTCCAGGggggagaagaaggagagcaaGTGCCCGACGCCGGGTTGTGACGGGACAGGTCACGTGACCGGTCTGTACCCGCACCACCGCAGCCTCTCCGGGTGTCCTCACAAGGACCGTGTACCGCCTGAGAGTAAGTCCCGCCTCCCGGGCGCGACACGCCTCACAAGTCTGACAAGTCATTTTAGTCAGCCATTTGCATTAGTACTTCCTGTACTACTAACTCGTACTGCGGCTCGCTGGAACGTCATAAAATGACTTCTGATGACTTGTTGGATGTTCGAGTCCTCCATCACGCATCCATCCTGCATGCTTCTCATTGCGGTTCTTTCTGGATGTGAAGGGAATGGCTGAACTAGCATTGATTTCAGTTGGATGGAGATGTAGCATGGACCAGGTTGCATCCTCatctccttgcttccttcctcaccTCACGCCTGCTCCGTGTCTGCTTGTGGTGTCGCTGATGCTACGGCATTGGAACCGGTTGCATCCGCCTAAAATGTCATTTCTGCATGAGAACCAACCTGTTATGCTTTTGTTTACACTAAACTAGCAGGCAATGAAAAGTCACCAGCCAGCAATAAGACAGAGATCCATTTCACGTAGCATTGGTTAGGTTGGATGCTGCCTgaccgacatgctaaccactcgtccaccgtgcggccacaaagaaaaacaacacgtggatattcttatcaatAAGTAGCGTAACTCTTAGTGGGGAAGTAAAACCACACCCAAAACATTTCTCATAATAGCAAAGTTAAAGTGCTATAGGTAAATAGATTTTCACATGTGTCGCATCTTTTAGCTTAATTACATTTTCTATTCATTTGGAGGcatttatacatataaatatgtagaATCCTGttctgtcatttatttattattttttataaaatacagtaaaaatgtaaatatttcagtCATAGTTGCAAgtgatgattaatcatgattaattagattaaaaatgTTCCTAATTTGCCAGCCCTATAAATAGTATATAgatagtatattttatataataatatgtagtaatatattcattcagtcattttctaccgtttatcctcacaagggtcgcgggggtgctggagcctatcccagctgtcttcaggcccgaggcggggtacaccctggactggtggccagccaatcacagggcacatatagacaaacaaccattcacactcacattcatacctatggacaatttggagtcgccaattaacctagcatgtttttggaatgtgggaggaattcggagtacccgtagaaaacctatagtaatatatactgtaatataatagtatataaataGTACATAGCACTACATAACAGGATCTAATTTGCATAGTTGGCCATGACACATGCATGTCCTAATTATGGTGTGTATGAGGCGTGTTAGGAAGCTGGGTTACGGTGTCATCTACTGTACGGCGTTGCAACCACAAGCTACATTCActgacagtcccattataatgtgtttatgggcGAGGACCTATTGAATAATACGTTCATGTCCGGGAAGCGCTGTGTAGTATAGTCGTTGATGAGCAAACGTGCCCCGTGATAAAAACAAGGATTCGTTGTCGTTCCCGTGCATCACCACGTTCCCGTGCAACACAACTTTTGCTTGCAAAACATTCTCGTGAAATTTCATGAATTGAGGAAAATGCAAATGTGTTCTTACATCGAGAGGACGTCAACTTGTCATTCATCTTCCATTTCAAGACTTATTTGACGAAGTGGAAAGCACGTTAGGCAGTGCCtgtgcatgaatcaccaacggCGTGCATGTCGGAGATGAAAATGTCCTCGCTGTTGATTTGCTTTCATGTTCTTGGTCCCGCTTCTACCGTGCTGAGCTTCTTGGTGGCAGATTTCCTGATAACGTTCCTGTCTCCTCCTAACCCTCGCTGTCTCTCTCACCCTCTCCTGTGTGTCAAAAGTTCTTGCCatgtatgaaaatgttttaaagtgCCCGACTCCCGGCTGCTCTGGACGCGGCCATGTCAATAGCAACAGGAACTCGCACCGCAGGTGAGTGAGCAGCCCCTTAGCCGGCCGCTATCCGCTAGGTCCGCGATGGTGGAAGATGCAGAAGTCTTCCTCTTTAGCTCGTCGCCCACCAACCCTCCGGCAGAACATGACATCTTCTCCTTTCTTTTTTTAGTTGGAAACGCTAAGCTTTTTCAAATCAATTTGGATTTTAAGTTGTTGTAGTCTTGCACAAAATCAATACACAACACAAGGatgttttcttcctttttggCCAACTGTTTGCTGGCTTTGACACAGAAAAAGATGTtgcacaaaatacacacacacagcttcctCAAGCCAGTTGTGTCTTCTACGAGTTGGACTTGAACCTGACCACAAATACAGCATGTGTAGCCGTGCTATAAGTCTACAAAGACTTAATAAACAATAGGTGACATTTGCTGTGTATGGGGataggtaacacacacacacacacacacaggagtcaTGCACATACacgcatatacacacacgtgcacacgggGTGTTATATGGCACAGCCCCACTGGGAGAGGGGAGACAAAGCGCCAGCTAGCTTAGCAGCTGTTAGCGAGCGGCTCAACACACGAGCTTTTATGTCTGGCAGTCGCCATGGAAACGCCCGCATAGCAGCAGTGGCTGATGTGTCACACAATGTTCACACTCCTATAGATGTTTAAACACACTGCAGGGCTGCTTGGCTCGCTGCAAGCCACAAGATGTCTGCCGTCTTTGTCTTTACTTTGGCTCCGTCGCTCAAGTAACGCTTATAGATTGGTCACATGACTGATACGCTGGAGGGAACCCCCTTCTAAAAGCTGGTCTTGGGCCGAGCATGTTCAGTGTAAACCACCTTGAAGCTTGTTGGCATGCGTGCTCGTGTGCACTGTTCGATACCTAACCGGGCTGCCCGCCTCCCCCCAGTCTTTCGGGTTGCCCCATCGCTGCGGCAGAGAAGATGGCCAAAGTGCACGAGAAGATTCACCCGACTGAGAGCGGCGGCAAGTCCAATCAGACGTCAGACCGCGTGCTCAGGTACCACCCACTCTCGCCTCTTCATAGGTCCAATTCCACAGCTTCATTACCGTTTCCCCAAAATCCCAAACAAGGGTTACTGTGCACTAACGTCATTGTCATCGTATATTTCCTGTCGGCAGGCCCATGTGTTTTGTCAAGCAGTTGGAGATTCCTCAGTACGGATACAAGAACAACGTTCCCACCAGCACGCCGCGCTCCAACCTGGCCAAGGAGCTGGAGAAATACTCCAAGACCAGCTACGACTACGGCGCCTACGAGAGCCAACACGGAGCCTACGGGAAGAGAGGAACGCTGAGCAAGTCCCACCACAGCCGTGACACCTCCCCCAAGGGATATGAAGGTCAGCGAAATGAAGGTCCGCCATTTAACCAACACATTGCAGGATTGGCCCTGGTGTCACATGGTCGCGTCTGCCATGTCGAGACAGAAATGACAAAGCTGCCCTTGAATTACTCGTACTCATACTTATGCTCTGATACGCTCCATAGAAAACAGCGAGGGGGGGGGTGAACCCCCATACTTATGATATCACATAAAGGACTTTATTAGACAAGGATGAAAGTAACACACTCATCACAGCGTCGGCGCAGTGGCGCAGCATCGTGACGGAGATGGCGAGCAGAGCGCGGGATGCTGTGATGGAGGAGGTGCGGTTGGAGGGAGGGAGCGTGAAGCAGGAAGAGCGATAATGGAGGCGAGCCCCGCTTCTTTTTGGCCGGGAGCCATTAAGCGTGATCCGCAGGCAGGAGAGAGTTGTCTGCGCTCCATCACGACGCCCTCCTTCTTTCCCGCGCTTGACTCTCATCAGCAGCGCTCTCGTCCGCCACCACGCAGTCGTGCTCTTGTTAAATGTCCCGCCTCCTTTTTCTCGTCTCTGCAGAGGCTTTGGAGTCGGTGATCAACAACTTTATAACAACATGTACTATAACAACATGTACTATAACAACATGTACTATAACTACATGTACTAACTGTTTATGACATTTCACTACTGCACTGATGAGTTAAAGATGAAGTCGTAACATTAAGCAagcaagtttcactgactcacgggtactttgCCAAGacccgagtttcactgactcacgggtactttgCCTAGActcgagtgtcactgactcacggatgcTTTgccaagacttgagtttcactgactcacgggtactttgCCTAGACTTGAGCGTCacagactcacgggtacttTGCCTAGActcgagtgtcactgactcacggtacTTTGCCTAGACTTGAGCGTcacagactcatgggtactttgCCTAGActcgagtgtcactgactcacgggtactttgtcaagactcgagtttcactgactaacGGGTACTTTACAAAGACTCtggtgtcactgactcacgggtactttaCAAAGACTTGAATGTCACTGACTAACGGGTACTTTGCCTAGACttgagtgtcactgactcacaggtactttgCTTAGACTTGAgcgtcactgactcacgggtactttgCCTAGActcgagtgtcactgactcacgggtactttgccaagactcgagtttcactgactcacgggtattttgccaagactggagtttcactgactcacgggtactttaCAAAGACTCGGGTGTCACTGACTCAAGGGTACTTTGCCAAGACACTTTGTCTTGATTTGACTCACCACGGCTGCACggggcctcacagctcggagacccgagttcaattccaccctcggccatctctgtgtggagtttgcatgttctcccgtgaacgtgtgggttttctctggggccATTTtctcctcccccattccaaaaacatgctaggttaattggcgactccaaattgtccataggtatgaatgtgagtgtgaatggttgtttgtctatatgtgccctgtgattggctggcgacccgaagacagctgggatagggtccagcacccccgcgaccctcgtgaggataagcggtagaaaatgaatgaaatgaagtgAAAGAGTAGCAATGCGAAGGTACGGTGTGAGTGTTTAAATGGTTACTTTTGCGTTTATGAACGTGTGTCATTTGTCGTCGGGTTAGCAGACGTCACTCAAAGGTGTGCTGAACATTAGATTTATTTCACTGTCAGGAGTTGAAAAAGCACGTAGAGGAGCAGTTAGGAGTAACGCGGTGTTGTCCTGCACCACCCAGCTTCTTTTTGTGATGCTCTACACGCTTGGCCGCATGCCAGCAATCGACTAACTCTGCCCTCCGTgcgcgtctgtgtgtgtgtgtgtgtgcgtgcgtcagCCAAGCGCTACAGTAAGACGTCGAGCCCGGCCAGCAGCACCACCAGCAGCTACgctcccagcagcagcagcagtctgAGCTGCGGGGGCggggccggcgggggcgggagCAGCGCCAGCAGCACCTGCAGCAAGAGCAGCTTCGACTACACGCACGACATGGAGGCGGCACACATGGCCGCCACCGCCATCCTCAACCTGTCCACCAGGTGTCGGGAGCTCCCGCACGCTCTGGGAGGGAAACCCCACGACATGTTGGCTCAGGTGGGAGGCGGGGGCAGAcgtagctcatttgcatatcacaCGCCGAAAACGCAGCGCGACGTTTGGACCGTTCATCTCTCATGTGCATCAGAGCGAAGTGGGCGACCTGGACGATGGCGGCCTGGTAGACGTGGGGGGGCAGCCAGGCGGACCAGAGGGCAGCGGGACGGTGCTGACGCCCCTGCAGCCCATGTCCCCCCAGCGCCAGGCCCTGCTCAACAGCCACCGCTACCAGCTGAGCGAGTCGGACTGCTGGGACCTCCCCGTGGACTACACCAAGATCAAACGTGTGGACGACGAGCACGAGCACAAGGAGGTAACAGGAAGCCCTGCTTTGTTTGATGTTGCTTTCTCAACCACGCTTGTTTTGTGTGAGGATGGCTCCTGGAGTGACACGTTGTAGTCGTCTTATTTGTGGTCCCTACACCAGGGCGACGAGCTGGACCCCTTCCAGGAGCTGCTGGACGAGCAGCGCTACCCGACCCAGGTGTCCATGCCCAGCCCCAAACACCACAAGTACCCCCCGTGCAAGGAGGCCAAGAAGGAGCTCCTCACGTAAGGAACACTAACGTGGAGAAAAGGTCCTGAagtggacttgacttgactgagCAGGACGTTCTGTTTGGGTTCCTCAGGCTGTCCAGCTGTCAGCTGGCCGACAAGAACCTGCGAGGGATGATGGCCTCCAACTCACAAGACCTGAAGTGAGCGTGACTCGTTGCCGCTCTTTGACGGACATGATAACAGCTCAGCCTTTCCGTCCGCAGGTGTCCCACGCCCGGCTGCGACGGATCAGGACACATTACGGGAAACTACGCCTCCCACAGGAGGTACCGTGAGTTGTTTCTTGTTGTGGTTGCACTTCACGGCGCCGCTTTTCCAATGCGTCTCCTGCCATCTTCAGTCTGTCAGGTTGTCCTCGAGCTAAGAAGAGCGGCATCAAAATCCTCCACAGCAAAGAAGACAAAGATGAGCAGGAACCGATCAAGTAAGTCGGCAGAACCAGCATGAAGTATTTATTTGTGGGGACCACCATGAAGAACCAACGCATACACGGCTTTTCTGTATTCGATTAATACGTCTTGCACTGCTCACTTGACagccaccagcagagggcgccagtAATTCAGGCCCTACTAGTTAGCTTCCTAAAAAGGACTACAAAGTTAGTTTTAAATACATCAATCCAGGTTGAGTGAGAGGTTTATGTCTCCGCCCCCATAAGGTGTCCTGTCCCAGGCTGTGATGGACAGGGTCACGTGACAGGGAAGTACGCCTCCCACCGTAGTGCGTCGGGCTGCCCCCTGGCGGCCAAAAGGCAGAAGGACAGCTATGTGAACGGCACGCAGTTCGCCTGGAAGTCCGGCAAGACGGACGGGATGACGTGTCCCACTCCGGGCTGCGATGGCTCAGGACACGTCAGCGGCAGCTTCCTGACCCATCGGAGGTGATCCCGACGTTTTTTTATGAAGTCATGCTGTGCATCTCGCTACCATGACAACCATCATGACTATGAAAATATGGACATGTGTGTTGTGTCCCAGTCTCTCCGGCTGTCCCAGAGCCACCTCGGCTATGAAGAAGGCGAGGATGAGCGGCACGGACATGCTGACAATCAAGCAGAGAGCCAGCAAAGGTGAGCCTGGTGTCAAAGGGCAAAGAAGAGCAGCAAAATAAACAATGCGTGTTGTGTCTCATCCAGGCATCGAAAACGATGAAGAGATTAAGCAGCTGGATGAAGACATCAAAGATCTCAACGAATCCAACAATCAAGTGGAGTCAGACATGATCAAACTGAGGACTCAAGTAGGACGGCCTTCATTCCTGCTGTTATCTCGAAGTGAGATGTGATGCATCCATGATGTCGTCTCCTGCTAGATCACCACCATGGAGAGCAGCCTGAAGTCCATGGAGGAGGAGAACAAGGTGATGGAACAACAAAACGACTCGTTGCTGCACGAGCTGGCCAACCTGAGCCAGTCCCTCATCAACAGCCTCGCCAACATCCAGCTGCCTCACATGGTAAGAGGACGCCCGGTGCACGGGACACTTCTGTCTTTCACCTTGCGATAGCCCGAGTCGGTACGCCAACACTTTGCTCACGCACCTCAGTGAGGCCTTTCTTCTCTCGCCCTCATCCTGCTTCTTTGTTGTCAGCCACCTTTTATTTGCCGCACCGGCAAACGTCCCGCCGTGTCATTCTGCTGCTGTTTTCTTCTGCTTCCACGGAAGAGCGAGGCTAATTGGATAATCTCTCCCATCAAAACCTGCACCTTCTTTCCATTTGTCTTTGTTGTTCTTGACGCCTGGTGAGCGCCACCGTGTGTCTGGCGAGCTAATAGACTTCTCTCCCGTAGAGGCGGCCGCCACAGAAAGAGCAGAACTGCTGTTTGCAGAGTCCTGCCACAGTAAGACATGCATCTATCCTTTATCCAATTATCTTCTCTTCTGCACCGCCATCCTCTCCCTCAGCAACAAGTGCGTACATCCGGACTTAAGTACATCAAGTGCTGGGCGGGCTGTGTCCTCCGACACCAGTGCTGTGTCTCTGTGTCTCAATACAGTACGCCCACCGCTGTACGATGGTGCCTTCCTGGACATCCCGACTAATCTCCACACTAAGTGGGCACTTATGTACTCAAAAGAGTAtccaaatgtatgtatgtgaataaaatattaAGTGTGCAAGTGTACACTTATGCACTTAAAATAAGTGTATCAAAAGACCAAGTGTAGGTATGCAGATGTGCAATCCAAAGGCTATGTACTATAAGTATGCACTTATGCACACTAAAGACCACATGTAAGTtagcaagtgtgcacttatgcactcaaaagactacAGGGAAGtacgcaagtgtgcacttatgcactcaaaagatgacatgtaagtatgcaagtgtgcacttatgcactcaaaagatgacatgtaagtacgcaagtgtgcacttatgcactcaaaagactacATGTAAGTACGCAAGTGTGCACTTGTGCACTTAAACGACGACATGTAAgcatgcaagtgtgcacttatgcactcaaaagatgacatgtaagtgtgcaagtgtacacttatgcact from Doryrhamphus excisus isolate RoL2022-K1 chromosome 1, RoL_Dexc_1.0, whole genome shotgun sequence encodes the following:
- the myt1la gene encoding myelin transcription factor 1-like, a isoform X2, encoding MEVSASEKRHRTRSKGVRAVVEAVTQELFSCPTAGCDGSGHVSGKYARHRSVYGCPLARKRKVLERQPLEPAAKRRPFIASCPADDQEEDASSYPDYENEGMEEEEGEQGEVMEEEEDEGERLEEEEFSEYEEQPEEEEEDEEGRPDATVGGEDDDMGMDDEEEEEEDEEEEEDEEHHQQEVEFQPGGQSKPISVHKDDNNNSCTPGPGPNPGPGLGPCEDYENYDELVAKSLLNLGKIAEDAAYQAMTESEMNSNSSNSGGEDEDEDDASEQGDRKGDLSVDLDSDVVRETVDSLKLLAQGHGAMLPEDGYPEGGLMDGGHVNGRPGVGGVQAEESEEEVCLSSLECLRNQCFDLARKLNETHPSDRPVLHHHLHNPVDQQGALHLGRYDPLQQGLQDESRPSERSFSDMVNLMKLEEQLSPASRGYPTSCSQEGDEDTTSVASDHSDDTFDMAKGNLSLLEKAIALESERAKVMRDRVISEHKQPRRDHHHHHHHHHHHHHRGHGEHSPRLSGAGEERKSRIHHDGLKRALYPKESSRGEKKESKCPTPGCDGTGHVTGLYPHHRSLSGCPHKDRVPPEILAMYENVLKCPTPGCSGRGHVNSNRNSHRSLSGCPIAAAEKMAKVHEKIHPTESGGKSNQTSDRVLRPMCFVKQLEIPQYGYKNNVPTSTPRSNLAKELEKYSKTSYDYGAYESQHGAYGKRGTLSKSHHSRDTSPKGYEAKRYSKTSSPASSTTSSYAPSSSSSLSCGGGAGGGGSSASSTCSKSSFDYTHDMEAAHMAATAILNLSTRCRELPHALGGKPHDMLAQSEVGDLDDGGLVDVGGQPGGPEGSGTVLTPLQPMSPQRQALLNSHRYQLSESDCWDLPVDYTKIKRVDDEHEHKEGDELDPFQELLDEQRYPTQVSMPSPKHHKYPPCKEAKKELLTLSSCQLADKNLRGMMASNSQDLKCPTPGCDGSGHITGNYASHRSLSGCPRAKKSGIKILHSKEDKDEQEPIKCPVPGCDGQGHVTGKYASHRSASGCPLAAKRQKDSYVNGTQFAWKSGKTDGMTCPTPGCDGSGHVSGSFLTHRSLSGCPRATSAMKKARMSGTDMLTIKQRASKGIENDEEIKQLDEDIKDLNESNNQVESDMIKLRTQITTMESSLKSMEEENKVMEQQNDSLLHELANLSQSLINSLANIQLPHMEPMNEQNFDTYVSTLTDMYTHQEQYQSPENKALLENIRQAVQGIQV
- the myt1la gene encoding myelin transcription factor 1-like, a isoform X3, giving the protein MEVSASEKRHRTRSKGVRAVVEAVTQELFSCPTAGCDGSGHVSGKYARHRSVYGCPLARKRKVLERQPLEPAAKRRPFIASCPADDQEEDASSYPDYENEGMEEEEGEQGEVMEEEEDEGERLEEEEFSEYEEQPEEEEEDEEGRPDATVGGEDDDMGMDDEEEEEEDEEEEEDEEHHQQEEFQPGGQSKPISVHKDDNNNSCTPGPGPNPGPGLGPCEDYENYDELVAKSLLNLGKIAEDAAYQAMTESEMNSNSSNSGGEDEDEDDASEQGDRKGDLSVDLDSDVVRETVDSLKLLAQGHGAMLPEDGYPEGGLMDGGHVNGRPGVGGVQAEESEEEVCLSSLECLRNQCFDLARKLNETHPSDRPVLHHHLHNPVDQQGALHLGRYDPLQQGLQDESRPSERSFSDMVNLMKLEEQLSPASRGYPTSCSQEGDEDTTSVASDHSDDTFDMAKGNLSLLEKAIALESERAKVMRDRVISEHKQPRRDHHHHHHHHHHHHHRGHGEHSPRLSGAGEERKSRIHHDGLKRALYPKESSRGEKKESKCPTPGCDGTGHVTGLYPHHRSLSGCPHKDRVPPEILAMYENVLKCPTPGCSGRGHVNSNRNSHRSLSGCPIAAAEKMAKVHEKIHPTESGGKSNQTSDRVLRPMCFVKQLEIPQYGYKNNVPTSTPRSNLAKELEKYSKTSYDYGAYESQHGAYGKRGTLSKSHHSRDTSPKGYEAKRYSKTSSPASSTTSSYAPSSSSSLSCGGGAGGGGSSASSTCSKSSFDYTHDMEAAHMAATAILNLSTRCRELPHALGGKPHDMLAQSEVGDLDDGGLVDVGGQPGGPEGSGTVLTPLQPMSPQRQALLNSHRYQLSESDCWDLPVDYTKIKRVDDEHEHKEGDELDPFQELLDEQRYPTQVSMPSPKHHKYPPCKEAKKELLTLSSCQLADKNLRGMMASNSQDLKCPTPGCDGSGHITGNYASHRSLSGCPRAKKSGIKILHSKEDKDEQEPIKCPVPGCDGQGHVTGKYASHRSASGCPLAAKRQKDSYVNGTQFAWKSGKTDGMTCPTPGCDGSGHVSGSFLTHRSLSGCPRATSAMKKARMSGTDMLTIKQRASKGIENDEEIKQLDEDIKDLNESNNQVESDMIKLRTQITTMESSLKSMEEENKVMEQQNDSLLHELANLSQSLINSLANIQLPHMEPMNEQNFDTYVSTLTDMYTHQEQYQSPENKALLENIRQAVQGIQV